TTTCCACCATTTACATCGTACTCTATTTCGGATGATTTAGTAGCTCGGGCAGTATAAGTAGTAGCTGCCGTAGGAACAACCGTAAAGGTAATAGTTTTTGAACTGCCAACAGTTAAATCTCCAATCGTCCAGATTCGGGTTGCCGGCTCGTAGGTAGTTCCTGCTGAAGGATCGGTACTAACCAAGGTTAACCCAGCTGGCAAGAATTGGCGCACCGCTACTCCGGTTGCATTATCTGCACCATTGTTTTTGGCGGTAATAGTAAAAGTTGTTTGCTGATTTACAAAATACGGGCTACTGGCCTGGGTACTGCTCAATTCTATATCAGCCGCTTTCTGTACGTTAACAGTTACCGATGCATTATTATTTTCTGCTACCGGATCAGTTTGATCTTGGCCTGTTTTTGTTACTTGTATTTTAATATCTCCTGTTTTAACTGGGATTGCTTCAACAATTAATGTCGCTGTTTTTAAGGGATCGATGGTGCCTACATTCCAATAACCACTTGCAGGGTCATAATCGCCTTGACTTGGAGTAACTTTAGTAATTCTAAAATTGAGCTCCGACGGACGATTATCAAAATACACAACGTTAGTAGCTGCATCTGGGCCATTATTTACCAAGGTTCCGGTAAATGTAATTGCGGTTACCCCATTATAATAAGGCCCCGGTGATACGCTAAAAGAAGCGGCTACATCGGCACTGGACCCTACGTTTATGGTGTTACTTGCTTTATCATTGCCAGGCACCGGATCAGTTTCAGTTTGGGCAGTTTTTTCGGCGGTAGTAATAAAAGTACCAGTTTGGGTGGGCCGGGCAACCAAGGTGAGCGTTTGCGTTATTCCTGCTCCGATGTTATCAATGTTCCAGACTCCGGAACCAGCATCGTAGGTGCCCGCCGTAGTGGCGGCCCGTACAAAACTTAATCCCTCCGGTAATTTATCGGTTATTTTAACCCCACTAGCCGAACTAGGCCCCAGGTTCTTAGCATTAATGGTATAGGTTACCTCGTTTCCGTTGATGTAAGGCTCCGGCGAAACAGTGCTCGTAACTTCAATATCAGCCGATGGATTGACGGTGATAGTAGCAAAATCCTGGTCATTTGCCAGATTTCTATCAGGTTGATCTGCACTATATCTGGAAACCCGGAAGCTTACAGTACCTGAGCGAATAAGACGTCCGGTCAGGGTAATAGTGGCTTCGGCTCCTGATTCTAAACTTGGTATGTCCCAGTAGCCGGTAGTTGGGTCATATTTTGTTCCGAGTGTAGTTACTGTTTTAATAGATGGAATATCAAATGCATTGGGCCGATTATCGTAAAACTTGATATTGGTAGCTCTGTTAGGACCGTTGTTCCTGACTTTGGCCGTAAAAGTTGGCGTACTGCCTACGTAATAAGGTCCATCACCTACGCTAATTACAATTCCTAAATCAGCATTTTCTAAAACGTTAATAGTTGCGTCCTGGAAATCATTTCCATTATTGGGATCATTTTCGGAAATGGATTGAGCAGTTTTAGTGGCGCGTGTGGTTATGTTGCCGGTAGTATTTGGTACAACATGCAGCACCAAGGTTTGCGTAACCCCGCTGCCCAAATTGCCAATATCCCAAACGCCGCCGTTGCTATTGTAAGTACCAATGCTGGGCTCCGCACTTATAAAGTTTAAACCGGGAGGCAATTGGTCGGTTACCTTCACGCCCGAAGTAGCACCCGGACCGTTGTTTTTAGCGGTAATGGTAAAAAAAGTGGGCACATTATTGTAATAATTACCTCCAGCGGCGGTATTGGTTATTGCAATATCCGCTATTGGTTTTGCATCTACATCAATAGAATTAGAAGCCGAGTTGTTGGCATTCTGGTTATCAGGAATATTGGAATTATTTACCGATGCCGTTGTGGTAATGGTGTTATTGTTAAGAGGAGCGGCTATTATTGTTAAAGTTTGGGTGGCTCCACTATTTAAGTTACCCACCGTCCAAATTCCAGTTGATCGATCATAAGTACCTGCTCCGGTAGTAGCGGTATAATTTTTAAAATCTAAATCAACAGGCAATAAATCTTTTACAGATACGCCAGTAGTATTATCCGGGCCATTATTTGTTACCGTTACGGTATAGGTTACGTTGGTACCTACTACGTACGGGCTTGCCGACACTGTATTAGTAATTGCCAGGTCTGCGTTTTGCGACACGATTATTTCTCTGATCTGAGAATCATTAGCTGTATTGTTATCATATTCATTTAAGCTATTCTTTGTAGCCAGGGTAGTAATAGTACCAGAAGTATTAGGCTTTACCACTAATGTTAAGGTAGCTTCTGCGCCATTAACTAAATTGCCAATGTTCCATAATCCATCACTAGGGCTGTAAGTGCCATTGGATGGGGAAGCTGTAACCAAAGTAAGTCCGGCTGGTAATTTATCGATTATGCTCACGTTCGAGGCATTGCTGATGCCGTTGTTTTTAGCAGTAACCGTAAAAGTTGTATTTACGCCGTTATAATAAGGCCCGGCAGCAACGGTGTTAGTAACCGCAATATCGGCGGCCGCATTTGGGTATATCGTATTGGACGAGGTATTATTTATTTCGTTGACGTCGTATTGGTCTTTGGCAACTACGCTAGCCGTGGTGGTAATCGCATTGGTGGTGTTGGGAGTAGCCTTAATGGTTAAAGTTACCGTGGCGTCTTTCGCCAGCGATCCAATTACCCAATTACCTGTAACTCTATCGTAAGTAGTACCTGCTGGGGGTTGGGCGCTATTAAAAGTAAGCCCGCCAGGTAATAAATCCCGAACGGTAACTCCCGAAGCCGCATCTGGTCCGGCATTGGTTACCGTCACGGTATAGGTAGTCTGGATACCCCGGTAATAAGACCCGGCTGCCACGGTATTGGTAACAATTAAGTCAGCGTTGGGCAATACCTCTATACCGGCTTCGGCAGAATTATTACCCGTATTGTTATCGAACTCCGTAGCAGAGGTTTTAGTAGCTACTGTTTTAATTAGGCCAGTTGTTTTTGGTTTCACCACTAACGCAAGCGTAGCACTGGCTGCATTCGCCAGACTATTGATTACCCAAGTTCCATTAGTGGTATTGTACGTACCGGTACTTGGGGTAGCGCTCACCAACTCCAAAGTATTAGGTAGCTGGTCCACAATGTTAATATTAGTAGCATTACTAGGGCCATTGTTCCTGGCAGTTACCGTGAAGGTGGTATTTACGCCGTTATAGTAATTACCGGCTGCAACGGTATTAGTAACCGCAATATCGGCAGGAGAAGCTACCGTAATGGTATTGGAAGAGGTATTATTACCAGTGGTCTCATCTGGTTCAACCTGCGCTGTTTTAGCAGCTGTGGTAGTAATATTACCCGTAATAGTTGGTCTGGCTACTAATGTCAGGATAGTTTCGGATCCGGCAGCCAAAGTACCAACTGTCCAGGTTCCATCAGCGGTATTATAAGTTCCACTACCGGGAGTAGCACTAACCAAGGATAAGCCGGCAGGTAATACATCCGTAATTACTACACCGGTAGCCGCACTGGTGGTATTGTTATTTCGGGCCGTAATTCGATAGGTTACCTCCTGCCCCACGTAATAAGGCGAAGTGCTTACTACGGTATTAGTTACGGCCACATCCACCGTAGATCGCACTGTTACGTCTTCGTTCGTAGTGGAGCTACCGGCATAATTACTACCGGGAACAAAACCACCGGCGTTTGCTCCAGTTTCGTATGTAGAGGTATTATCCAAGGTTACTAACCGGGCTAAACTGGTTCGGGTAGGATCCAGGTAACTCGCTGTTGCCGAATTTTGAATAGGGGTATTTAAAGCCGCTGTATTGCTGATATTCACTCGGAATGTTATTTCTACAGATCCACCGGAAGGAATAGAAAAGGTACCCCAAACCGGAGTGCTTGAACCGGCCGTTGGCGTAATGGTAGCCGTAGTGGTAGTTAAAACAGGCGCTTTGGAGGCGGTTAAACCAACATCGTCGTAGCTACTGCTATTACCTAAATTAATAGAAACAGTAGAATTAAAAGTAACATTAGCTGGCAAAGCATCGGTTACCCGAACCCCTTGGGCGCTTCCACCTGAATTACTAACCGTAATGGTATAAGTAGCTACGGTACCACTTGTTAATCGGTAAACAGTTGGAGTAGAGGTGGATTTTGTTACGGTTAAGCTTGGCAAACAAAGCGCACCAGCCGAACTATTGCCTAATTGGGCTGTTGTTATATTGGTACTAACAATACCGTTAGATCCATCAATTGCCCCATACTCATTAGTTGTGTTGTTAGCGTTTCTGGTTGTACCATTCGCCCCTCCGGTAACATTGGCACTGGCCAACGGGGAAGAAGCATATATAACTCCACCACCGCCACCACCACCCGGTCCGTGCGGGGAAGGAGTCGCCCCTGTTGCCGCTCCAGTGTTATTTCCGCCGGTTCCGCCTACTGCCGTAACAGTTATACCTGTTAATCCCCCACTAGCTACGGTGGTTAGTAATACACTTCCTCCAGCACCGCCACCACCACTCGCATCATTTAAAACAGAATTGTTTGCCGCACTTCCGTTTGCATTGATAGTACCGGTGCCAATTACCCGTCCGGCACGCACCATTACCAAACCGCCACCCGCTGCGCCGCTACTGGCTAAACCATTGGCTAAGTTACCAGAGCCATCATTGGTGGTACCTGCACCGCCACCGCCGCCCAGTACTAAGCGACCAGGAGCAGCTACACTAAAGCTAGCCCCCCCTAAACCACCATTAATGGCTTGGCTGCTCCAAGAATTGCCTCCTCTACCACCAGCACCACCATTGGCGCCACCACCACCTCCTGCATTCTGATCGTTAGCGGTAGGATTGCTATCGCTACCACCACCACCAGCGTTCCCGGGTGCTCCCCGTCCCATACTTCCAGAACTATAACCTTCAAAACCGGTATTGAGCAAGGCACCTCCGTTCAATACATTAGCCGGAGTACCTGCAGTACCTTCCCCTTTTTGGGCATGTGCAGTTTGTGTAGATAAAGAGCGATAATCGCCGGAAGCTAAACCGGTTGTTCCGCGTAAGGCCCGGCCAGCACCACCTCTGAATCCTAAACCCGCTACGTTAATAGTTTGTCCGTTAAAATTTAATTGTCCGGCTACATCCATTACGACCACGCCACCAGTAGCACCGTTCCAGGCCGCCGCGGTAATACCGGCGCTTAATGTAAGGGCACTATATTGCGGCACCCGGATTACCTGATACCGCCGTTGCCCAGTGGTATTAGTGGCGCCAAAATCGGAGGAAGCATAGGCATTTATAGTTCCACTTGCTAAGGTTAAGGTACCCCCTGAAGTAGCTACGTTATTTGCTGCTAGCGCATATTCGTAGTTGCCAGCAATAAATGAGCTACCGGTTAAGTTCCCAGAACCATTACCGGAGCCATATGTAGCATCATTAGCTGTATTGATATTAGCCCCTTGCATTTGTATAATCAGGACCAAGTCGCCTTTGTTAATGGGGGTAGTACTACCTGTGGAAGTCCCTAGGGTTAAAGACGTTGCCCCAATGGCAACTGTACCGGCTCCTGGATAATAAGTATTAATAATAGTACCGGATACTGCAGGACCATCTTTTCCAGGTGAGATACAAACTTGAGCAAAAGCAGAATATCCAAATATGTTTAATACAAATAGAAGAAAGGTTAATTTACGTAAAAGATGCAGCATTTATCAATCACAATTAGTTCATACTACTTTGCCATACCCAATAAATACAAAGCCATTTGCATTTATTATCACTCACTAGAATTTAAAGAGTCTAATATCATTGATAAGTAACGTAAAACTTAAAAACTAGGAAAGCTGCCTATTTAAATTTATTTATAAATGAATATAATTTAAATTAAGTACAAGAAAATATATCCTAAAAATCCAATTGTATTATAAAAATGATCTAATTGGATTTATATGGATCAGAAATAATTTTATTATATATAAATTCATTATATAGTACAGATTCACTTAATTTATTATCCGTACAATTACTTAAACTCACAATTATCACTCTAAGTAGTTAATACTATCTAATCAAATACTTCATAATATAATTAAAAGAGCATAAATAAATATTATTCAATTTTACCTGAAAAAATATGTTTAAATGGATTTACAAATCTTGTTAAGTACTTCTATGGTCATTCAAAAGCCTTTATTTATATCTTTTTTCTACAACCAATTGGCTTGTTTAAGCTTGAAAATATTTAATTTTTAAAATTTAGTATATACATTTAGCTATTTAGAGCCAGTTGTATCAACCATTAAGCCAATGCGTTATTGTTACCTGATCAGTTTATTTATTATAACTTTTTGTTTTGGTTACTTTGCCCAAGGCCAAAACCTACAACCCGGCTTTGATAAACAAGAATACCTGGAATTATTAAAAATTTATTCCCGGTGGGGCGACTCTAGTTTTTACACCGGCATAGAGCAATCCGAAACGTATGCCCGAGCGTACAGGTCGCCGACGGTAGGCCTGGAAAACCGGTGGGAGCTGCACGTGAACAAGCTGCACAATGTAGCCGTGATAAGCATCCGCGGTACTATCGCCGATCCGGTAAGCTGGCTGGCCAACTTTTATGCGGCTATGGTTCCGGCCAAAGGCACCCTGCAGTTAACTAAAAATTTAACTTTTAACTACCACCTGGCTACCAACCCCAAGGCGGCGGTGCACGCCGGTTGGCTTATAAGTTTGGGGTTTCTGGCCAACGATATTTTACCCCGGCTGGATTCTTGTTACCGGTCCGGAATAAAAGAATATATAATACTGGGCCATAGCCAGGGCGGGGCTATCGCTTATTTGCTTACTTCGCATTTATATTATTTGCAAGATACCGGAAAATTACCCGCCGATATTCGCTTTAAAACGTACTGCAGCGCCGGACCCAAACCCGGTAATTTGTATTATGCTTACGAGTACGAAAACCGCACGCAAGGAGGGTGGGCGTTTAACGTAGTTAACTCCGCTGATTGGGTACCGGAAGTTCCGATTTCCATTCAAACGGTAAATGATTTTAATAACACCAATCCTTTTACCAATGCCAAAGCCAGCATTAAAAAACAAAAATTTCCCCGAAGAACTGCTTTAAACTACGTTTACCGGCAGTTAACCAAACACACCTTAAAAGCCCAGAAACGCTACCAGCAATACTTAGGCAACAAAGCATCGAAGTACGTAAAGTCTCAATTAAAAGAAATTGAAATTCCGGCTTTTTATAATTCTAACCATTACGTGCGCACCGGTACCTTTATCGTGTTATTAGCCGATGAGGCTTATTATCAACAATTCCCGGATAGCCAAACTAAGGTATTTACGCATCACATGTTACAACCTTATTACTATTTGGCGCAAAAGTTAAAGTAACTGTTTTAGCAAAAACGGGTAAATCCGGTAAAAGCTAAAATTTTTAAATTTTAAGAATTTATACTGCCGGAAGAATCCCGGATTTACTTTTAGAAATAACTCGTATTAACCAGAGCAGCTAATTAAAGTAAAAGGAAATTTACGCTGGAACGCAGAAAATTTTAAAATTTTGCTTCCTCCAGAGCTGGCTTAGGCTGTATAATTTCGAAAGCGGTACCCGGATTTTTAATTTGTAGCCAGGCAAATAACTCTTTTGCCTGGGCGAGCCGGGCAGGCGGGGGTAATTCTATTTGGTTGCCGTTGGCATACACCTTTAATTTTAAAAATCGGGTAGCATTGGAATAAGTAAGCTTCTCTAGTTGAGCGTAGGGTATTTTTTCAGGCTTGCCAAAATAACCGCGTTTGTAGCACAAATCAGAGTCCCGGAATTCAACTATCGATTGAAAAAACTTGTTGGAAATTATTGCCAGCAGTATGCCAGTTGGAATAACCAATAACATAGCCATGCCAAACCCTAAATTATCCTGCACTAACTGAAACAACATAACTGGAACAATTACCAGTAAAGACGATTTCCAATCGAGCTGAGTAAACTTATATTGCGTCATGAAGCAAGTTTTTCAATTACAATATACAGGAATGTTTTATCCTAATAGGACAACAAACATATATTTTTAAAATTTTTAAAATTTAGCGCCTTAAACAGGAGCTAAAATACCGTTTTTCGCCTATAAAAACCTGATCTGGCAATTCCCTGAATTTTTCCTGAATCAAATTACCTTACGGTAGTATTATGCCATCACCGAAACCATTCCTAAAGCTACTTCGCCTAATGCCTTATCTCCGGAGATTTTAACCTGATCTAGTACCTGCCCTGGCCGGATACTTTTGGAAAACAACTTCCAGGCAATATCCGGGGGAATAATAACCTGGGTTGCAGGTTTGCCCTC
The sequence above is a segment of the Adhaeribacter swui genome. Coding sequences within it:
- a CDS encoding lipase family protein, whose translation is MRYCYLISLFIITFCFGYFAQGQNLQPGFDKQEYLELLKIYSRWGDSSFYTGIEQSETYARAYRSPTVGLENRWELHVNKLHNVAVISIRGTIADPVSWLANFYAAMVPAKGTLQLTKNLTFNYHLATNPKAAVHAGWLISLGFLANDILPRLDSCYRSGIKEYIILGHSQGGAIAYLLTSHLYYLQDTGKLPADIRFKTYCSAGPKPGNLYYAYEYENRTQGGWAFNVVNSADWVPEVPISIQTVNDFNNTNPFTNAKASIKKQKFPRRTALNYVYRQLTKHTLKAQKRYQQYLGNKASKYVKSQLKEIEIPAFYNSNHYVRTGTFIVLLADEAYYQQFPDSQTKVFTHHMLQPYYYLAQKLK
- a CDS encoding isopeptide-forming domain-containing fimbrial protein is translated as MLHLLRKLTFLLFVLNIFGYSAFAQVCISPGKDGPAVSGTIINTYYPGAGTVAIGATSLTLGTSTGSTTPINKGDLVLIIQMQGANINTANDATYGSGNGSGNLTGSSFIAGNYEYALAANNVATSGGTLTLASGTINAYASSDFGATNTTGQRRYQVIRVPQYSALTLSAGITAAAWNGATGGVVVMDVAGQLNFNGQTINVAGLGFRGGAGRALRGTTGLASGDYRSLSTQTAHAQKGEGTAGTPANVLNGGALLNTGFEGYSSGSMGRGAPGNAGGGGSDSNPTANDQNAGGGGGANGGAGGRGGNSWSSQAINGGLGGASFSVAAPGRLVLGGGGGAGTTNDGSGNLANGLASSGAAGGGLVMVRAGRVIGTGTINANGSAANNSVLNDASGGGGAGGSVLLTTVASGGLTGITVTAVGGTGGNNTGAATGATPSPHGPGGGGGGGVIYASSPLASANVTGGANGTTRNANNTTNEYGAIDGSNGIVSTNITTAQLGNSSAGALCLPSLTVTKSTSTPTVYRLTSGTVATYTITVSNSGGSAQGVRVTDALPANVTFNSTVSINLGNSSSYDDVGLTASKAPVLTTTTATITPTAGSSTPVWGTFSIPSGGSVEITFRVNISNTAALNTPIQNSATASYLDPTRTSLARLVTLDNTSTYETGANAGGFVPGSNYAGSSTTNEDVTVRSTVDVAVTNTVVSTSPYYVGQEVTYRITARNNNTTSAATGVVITDVLPAGLSLVSATPGSGTYNTADGTWTVGTLAAGSETILTLVARPTITGNITTTAAKTAQVEPDETTGNNTSSNTITVASPADIAVTNTVAAGNYYNGVNTTFTVTARNNGPSNATNINIVDQLPNTLELVSATPSTGTYNTTNGTWVINSLANAASATLALVVKPKTTGLIKTVATKTSATEFDNNTGNNSAEAGIEVLPNADLIVTNTVAAGSYYRGIQTTYTVTVTNAGPDAASGVTVRDLLPGGLTFNSAQPPAGTTYDRVTGNWVIGSLAKDATVTLTIKATPNTTNAITTTASVVAKDQYDVNEINNTSSNTIYPNAAADIAVTNTVAAGPYYNGVNTTFTVTAKNNGISNASNVSIIDKLPAGLTLVTASPSNGTYSPSDGLWNIGNLVNGAEATLTLVVKPNTSGTITTLATKNSLNEYDNNTANDSQIREIIVSQNADLAITNTVSASPYVVGTNVTYTVTVTNNGPDNTTGVSVKDLLPVDLDFKNYTATTGAGTYDRSTGIWTVGNLNSGATQTLTIIAAPLNNNTITTTASVNNSNIPDNQNANNSASNSIDVDAKPIADIAITNTAAGGNYYNNVPTFFTITAKNNGPGATSGVKVTDQLPPGLNFISAEPSIGTYNSNGGVWDIGNLGSGVTQTLVLHVVPNTTGNITTRATKTAQSISENDPNNGNDFQDATINVLENADLGIVISVGDGPYYVGSTPTFTAKVRNNGPNRATNIKFYDNRPNAFDIPSIKTVTTLGTKYDPTTGYWDIPSLESGAEATITLTGRLIRSGTVSFRVSRYSADQPDRNLANDQDFATITVNPSADIEVTSTVSPEPYINGNEVTYTINAKNLGPSSASGVKITDKLPEGLSFVRAATTAGTYDAGSGVWNIDNIGAGITQTLTLVARPTQTGTFITTAEKTAQTETDPVPGNDKASNTINVGSSADVAASFSVSPGPYYNGVTAITFTGTLVNNGPDAATNVVYFDNRPSELNFRITKVTPSQGDYDPASGYWNVGTIDPLKTATLIVEAIPVKTGDIKIQVTKTGQDQTDPVAENNNASVTVNVQKAADIELSSTQASSPYFVNQQTTFTITAKNNGADNATGVAVRQFLPAGLTLVSTDPSAGTTYEPATRIWTIGDLTVGSSKTITFTVVPTAATTYTARATKSSEIEYDVNGGNNVVNTIFNNVIVHQPAVYTIEPPRNIDSYTDNQSLATVADPDGAIRAAQIISGTLPPGVAFNTTTGQFTVADRNLLVPGSTTVQVRTSDNDGGQTTLSVTLTFLPDAEVGVTVFAAKNFYDYRNGDILATFTDDDGPVVSTSVVSGSGSLPNGLSMPDGHIVVSNRFPLRPGSYPLTVRTVDQTGGITEKALTLVITADRDGDGVDDFTDIDDNNDGITDVVSGEGVDPLGKASNGQLNYYDPSYIHPKYGAFRDRNNDQINDWFDIDLDGIINNFDLDMDGDGIANTIEANGGFVPANFNLIISKYNGGVGSNGMPDYAETSPESGITILPMPDTDGDSFKDFLDIDADNDGILDNIEAQTTAGYRAPNQIDADNDGLVGVYDGNEDGQVLIPINTDANYVVSDNIPDYLDLDSDNDGAFDYYEAFDVNHNKIALDNLVQRAQNFQNAANNGYFLNRDINGFQDNDDVPDWLESQVANKPNFLSANNAVYYHDTDQDGLVDLFDPDSFGVTVVPSALGDEADFRSEQVIVPLPVELIYFKAKYQNRHVALSWATASEKNSQYFIVERSADGKTFSPIGQVNAAGTSNQVKEYAFMDEAPLPGVTYYRLKQVDFNLSSRNSKVVWVNARIEASPVIKLYPNPAQDKVTIEFSATTDEQGTLVVLNARGQQVKTQKLDIKAGQNSLLLQVQDLASGMYVVIINGPGLRYNVQLIKN